A region from the Benincasa hispida cultivar B227 chromosome 10, ASM972705v1, whole genome shotgun sequence genome encodes:
- the LOC120089115 gene encoding uncharacterized protein LOC120089115, with product MAQIKLQKEKKTRKSKEKACLFAVVSSTIFTPIMTLKYAYEIWNYLKSEYEGDARIKGMCVLNLIREFELERMTETKSIKEYSDRLLGIANRIKLLGSTFKDSRIVEKILVTVPENFEASISTLENTKDLTQITLAEILNALQAQEQRRAMRLEGVVVGTLQTKHENARNNKKNQNLNGESSANNKVGVKMGSKNQQRGEEAKIVDQEEEEEDQLFVATCFVGSESNKSWLIDSGYTNHMTYDKELFRDLKPTNITKVRIGNGDYISVKGKGTVAITSYTEVAQVFWKFNASVENESGCEIPIVRSENGKEYTSNKRDKLDRRASSGIFIGYSTVSKAYKIFQSQTGNIVVSRDVHFLEDEEWSWDEVKKKDQTITEQLKCNVAVCELAVYAEVKKDQMWMVSMKKEMLMIEKNKTWVLVNRPQGRKIRHNQEEIYVEQPQGFVKEDEEYKVYLLKKAL from the exons ATGGCACAGATTAAATTGcagaaggagaaaaagacaaGGAAATCTAAGGAAAAAGCTTGTTTGTTTGCTGTAGTCTCATCTACTATATTCACTCCGATTATGACTCTAAAATAtgcatatgagatatggaaTTATCTCAAGTCAGAGTATGAGGGAGATGCAAGAATCAAAGGAATGTGTGTGCTAAATTTGATTAGAGAATTCGAGTTGGAGAGGATGACGGAAACAAAATCAATTAAAGAGTATTCTGATAGGTTATTGGGCATAGCAAACCGAATCAAATTACTTGGTTCTACATTTAAGGACTCAAGAATTGTTGAAAAGATTCTTGTAACAGTGCCTGAAAATTTTGAGGCATCTATTTCAACCTTGGAGAATACCAAGGATCTAACTCAAATTACTCTTGCAGAAATTCTCAATGCTTTACAAGCACAAGAGCAAAGAAGAGCCATGAGGCTAGAAGGTGTTGTTGTAGGAACCTTGCAAACCAAACATGAAAATGCAAGGAACAACAAGAAGAATCAAAATCTTAATGGAGAATCCTCAGCCAACAACAAAGTAGGAGTTAAAATGGG GAGCAAGAATCAACAGCGAGGTGAAGAGGCTAAGATTGTTGATcaagaggaggaggaggaggatcAATTGTTTGTGGCTACATGTTTCGTGGGTAGTGAATCAAACAAAAGCTGGCTAATTGACAGTGGCTACACCAATCATATGACTTATGACAAGGAATTGTTTAGAGATTTGAAGCCAACTAACATCACCAAAGTAAGAATCGGCAATGGGGATTACATCTCTGTCAAAGGAAAAGGCACTGTTGCGATTACAAGCTATACAG AAGTAGCTCAAGTTTTTTGGAAGTTTAACGCAAGTGTGGAGAATGAAAGTGGTTGTGAAATTCCAAttgtaagatctgaaaatgggaAGGAGTACACTTCG AACAAGCGTGACAAGCTTGATAGGAGAGCTTCATCAGGTATTTTTATAGGCTATAGTACTGTCAGCAAGGCCTATAAAATTTTTCAGTCACAAACTGGAAATATTGTTGTTAGCAGGGACGTCCACTTCCTAGAGGATGAAGAGTGGAGTTGGGATGAAGTAAAGAAGAAGGATCAGACCATAACAGAGCAACtcaa ATGCAATGTTGCTGTGTGTGAACTTGCTGTCTATGCAGAAGTAAAAAAGGATCAAATGTGGATGGTTTCAATGAAGAAGGAGATGTTAATGATAGAAAAGAACAAGACTTGGGTCCTTGTAAATAGACCTCAAGGCAGGAAG ATTAGACACAATCAG GAAGAAATTTATGTTGAACAACCCCAAGGGTTTGTGAAGGAAGATGAAGAATATAAGGTTTATCTTCTCAAGAAGGCTCTCTAg